A window from Borrelia sp. P9F1 encodes these proteins:
- the rpsI gene encoding 30S ribosomal protein S9, producing the protein MTKVGVKGINLSMGTGRRKTSVARVYIREGKGEVRINGRSLDAYVQLENLRTLALAPLVLTNTLGKYDVYVNVCGGGITGQAGAIRHGIARALFALDDEHRMVLKSNGFLTRDSRKVERKKFGRRKARKSFQFSKR; encoded by the coding sequence ATGACGAAGGTGGGTGTTAAGGGTATTAATTTGTCGATGGGTACGGGAAGACGGAAGACTTCCGTTGCTAGGGTTTATATTAGAGAGGGTAAGGGCGAGGTTAGAATTAATGGTAGGAGTTTGGATGCTTATGTTCAACTTGAAAATCTGAGAACTCTTGCTTTAGCGCCTTTGGTTTTAACGAATACTCTTGGGAAATATGATGTTTATGTGAATGTTTGTGGTGGGGGCATCACAGGGCAGGCAGGCGCTATTAGGCATGGGATTGCAAGGGCTCTTTTTGCACTAGATGATGAGCATAGAATGGTTCTTAAATCTAATGGGTTTTTAACTAGGGATTCAAGAAAAGTTGAACGTAAGAAATTTGGTCGAAGGAAGGCTAGGAAGAGCTTCCAGTTCTCAAAAAGATAG
- the rplM gene encoding 50S ribosomal protein L13 has translation MNRITENKTIWVRPRFVEKRWCVIDAAGKVLGRVATEAVKILRGKHKAYYTPHQDLGDNVIIVNASKIRLTGKKHNQKIYYRHSRYPGGLYSDTFRTLVERKPTAPLEIAIKGMLPKGPLGRELFRSLRVFAGSEHNLRAQNPYKLELD, from the coding sequence ATGAATAGAATAACTGAGAACAAGACAATATGGGTTAGGCCTAGGTTTGTGGAGAAGAGGTGGTGCGTTATTGATGCTGCTGGTAAGGTGCTTGGTAGAGTTGCTACGGAAGCGGTTAAGATTTTGAGAGGGAAACATAAGGCTTATTATACTCCTCATCAGGATTTGGGTGATAATGTTATAATTGTCAACGCTTCAAAGATTAGGCTTACGGGTAAGAAGCATAATCAAAAGATTTATTACAGGCATTCAAGGTATCCGGGGGGTCTTTATTCTGATACTTTTAGAACATTGGTTGAGAGGAAACCAACGGCTCCTCTTGAAATAGCTATTAAGGGCATGTTACCGAAGGGTCCTCTGGGGCGTGAGCTCTTTAGGAGTCTTAGAGTTTTCGCTGGGTCTGAGCATAATCTTAGGGCGCAGAACCCTTATAAATTAGAATTGGATTAA